Proteins found in one Candidatus Poribacteria bacterium genomic segment:
- a CDS encoding PD-(D/E)XK nuclease family protein — translation MENIENTLKTRIENDKAHTFVVIVPTDSARLHRQRELVSYHPNRAVANLRVHTSVDFIQRLYNQAGSPKQHILSGIQHLWLHEIVDPDADNTDTYQYDAFRPIQNTAIPDSTLSLILDTINHLRDQGETEPNFVENDLTKVDLARIYSDHEAKLGNRWIDEKGKHYYLANNFKEEFIKRAFPGANLVVVEGFTLISKADIKLLRHIAEISDTKMWFRTDCVEDNKALYKSIIDLVSQFKDTDAYIDTDYERDPDQHQHFAENLFKTDVTLDQKIDLTDKIKVLEPTDRSEEVEQIAHLIQKQVLSADCKLSEICVVCYNIGNYQHRIAEVFPTYGIPYSFVESVPLMRSEVVKEIFSHISPRQVPLGNTYVSEVKSKLYIEAFHPDEFKNYIDNFLESTEVISKILNPMLLKDGKIVGGEVNALQQFKKIIKGFCDVLKSEEDRLYKFEDYINKLRYIAKHTHYQNGAPASQETVKIFPLSELTSLAYNNELRSLEFDTVFLGDFVEGRFPENYRPDPLLPETPYRNEEEQLHDNRLLFYRVLKSFRERLYILIPQREREAELIPSPFLGQLKAIADVETIKVDNPERGSIPGFLSTYGNHVWTTETLSDGKFPANLMNMRSLIKHVVKVEKSREKTHKHLVYEGVLTPETLSPESRAGLEERRQRTYSVTELETYAKCPFQYFAAEILELGSPDEEDTEGLSSREKGELVHDILVRFYDDRREQPAVSQCDETSFEAAKQQLSNIIDEMISDTDSEDLFRRVDKTHLKVMLNQWLTVERGYDVTTIPRYFEVSVGRRKGIIDSVLSRPKPICISNVSLNAKIDRIDIGNGVFNVIDYKTGRTFGAKDILEGRALQLPIYLEIARRLLGDGYETAAGLYHKVKLNDCKIELGIGKESCRGETYILARKTQQMLSDETFDSMIARVSGYLEQYISGMSNGNFPLITRVKTFVRTKKEVEEDRLIETEEYGFVETEADGNKPLTPRNKTAPCSYCAYKRICRVGAFAESSESEE, via the coding sequence ATGGAAAATATAGAAAACACCCTTAAAACCCGCATTGAAAATGATAAGGCACATACCTTTGTCGTCATTGTGCCGACCGATTCCGCACGTTTGCATCGCCAACGCGAATTGGTCAGTTATCACCCAAACCGCGCAGTTGCCAATTTACGCGTGCATACCAGTGTGGATTTCATCCAAAGATTATACAATCAAGCTGGGTCACCAAAACAACATATCTTATCAGGGATCCAACACCTTTGGCTTCACGAAATAGTAGATCCTGACGCTGACAATACCGATACCTACCAATATGATGCCTTTCGTCCAATCCAAAATACTGCCATTCCCGATAGTACACTCTCTCTCATCTTGGACACGATAAATCACCTTAGGGATCAAGGAGAGACTGAACCGAACTTTGTAGAAAATGATCTAACCAAGGTAGACCTCGCTCGCATTTATAGCGATCATGAGGCGAAACTTGGAAACCGATGGATAGATGAGAAGGGAAAACACTACTACCTGGCGAACAATTTCAAAGAAGAGTTCATCAAGAGGGCATTCCCTGGTGCTAACCTTGTTGTTGTTGAAGGTTTCACTTTGATTTCAAAAGCCGATATTAAACTCTTGAGACACATCGCCGAAATATCTGATACAAAGATGTGGTTTCGCACCGACTGTGTTGAAGACAATAAAGCCCTTTATAAAAGCATTATCGACCTCGTTTCACAATTTAAAGACACGGATGCTTACATTGATACCGACTATGAACGGGATCCCGACCAACATCAACATTTCGCTGAGAATCTGTTCAAAACGGATGTTACCTTGGACCAGAAAATTGATTTAACAGATAAGATTAAGGTTTTAGAACCAACTGATCGATCCGAAGAGGTGGAACAGATTGCTCATCTAATTCAGAAACAGGTCTTAAGTGCTGACTGTAAACTGAGTGAGATTTGTGTTGTATGCTACAATATAGGTAATTACCAACACCGAATTGCGGAAGTTTTTCCCACTTATGGCATCCCCTATTCATTCGTTGAAAGTGTTCCGTTGATGAGGTCAGAGGTTGTCAAAGAAATCTTTTCTCATATTTCACCGCGGCAAGTTCCTCTCGGCAACACCTATGTCTCTGAGGTTAAATCTAAATTATATATAGAAGCTTTTCATCCCGACGAATTTAAGAATTACATTGACAACTTTCTCGAATCTACGGAAGTCATTTCCAAGATTTTAAACCCGATGCTGCTGAAAGATGGAAAAATTGTTGGAGGTGAGGTGAACGCATTACAGCAGTTTAAAAAAATAATTAAGGGGTTTTGTGACGTGTTAAAATCTGAGGAAGATAGGTTATACAAATTTGAAGATTATATTAATAAACTCAGATATATTGCGAAGCATACACACTATCAAAATGGAGCACCGGCAAGCCAAGAAACCGTTAAGATTTTCCCACTTAGTGAACTCACAAGTTTAGCATATAATAATGAACTCAGAAGTTTAGAATTTGACACCGTCTTTTTAGGTGATTTTGTAGAGGGTCGGTTTCCAGAAAATTATCGTCCAGACCCGTTGTTACCAGAAACACCTTATCGCAACGAAGAGGAGCAACTCCACGATAATCGGCTCTTGTTTTATCGGGTACTCAAGTCTTTTCGCGAACGACTCTATATCCTTATACCACAACGTGAGCGCGAAGCAGAACTGATTCCTTCTCCTTTTCTTGGACAATTAAAAGCAATCGCCGATGTTGAAACTATTAAAGTCGACAATCCTGAACGAGGCAGCATCCCAGGTTTTCTCAGTACATACGGCAACCATGTATGGACAACAGAGACACTTTCCGATGGAAAATTTCCCGCCAACCTTATGAACATGCGTTCTTTAATAAAGCATGTTGTTAAGGTTGAAAAGAGCCGTGAAAAAACGCACAAACATCTTGTCTATGAAGGCGTATTAACTCCTGAAACCCTTTCTCCTGAAAGCCGTGCTGGTTTAGAAGAACGGCGGCAACGGACCTATTCTGTTACAGAATTAGAAACTTACGCCAAGTGTCCATTTCAGTATTTTGCAGCTGAAATCTTAGAACTCGGTAGTCCAGATGAGGAAGACACTGAAGGCTTATCCAGCCGTGAAAAAGGTGAGTTGGTTCACGATATTCTTGTAAGATTCTATGACGATCGCCGAGAACAACCCGCTGTTAGCCAATGTGATGAAACAAGTTTTGAAGCGGCAAAACAACAATTATCTAACATCATAGATGAGATGATAAGTGATACTGACTCGGAAGATCTCTTTCGGAGAGTAGATAAAACACATTTAAAAGTTATGCTGAATCAATGGCTTACAGTAGAGCGGGGATATGATGTAACTACCATCCCGCGCTACTTTGAAGTCAGCGTTGGTCGTAGGAAAGGGATAATCGATTCAGTCCTCAGTCGTCCCAAACCTATCTGTATCAGCAATGTAAGTCTCAATGCAAAAATTGATCGCATTGATATAGGCAACGGTGTTTTTAATGTTATTGACTATAAAACTGGAAGAACATTTGGAGCAAAGGATATTCTTGAGGGGCGGGCTCTCCAATTGCCCATCTATCTTGAAATTGCGAGGCGACTGCTCGGAGACGGATACGAAACGGCAGCAGGTTTATATCATAAAGTCAAATTGAACGATTGCAAAATAGAACTTGGTATTGGGAAAGAATCTTGTAGAGGTGAGACGTACATTCTGGCGCGAAAAACGCAGCAAATGCTGTCAGATGAGACCTTTGATAGCATGATCGCACGTGTAAGTGGTTATCTTGAGCAGTACATTAGTGGAATGAGCAATGGCAATTTTCCGCTCATTACACGCGTCAAAACGTTTGTAAGGACGAAAAAAGAAGTTGAGGAAGATCGCCTTATAGAGACTGAGGAATACGGTTTTGTAGAGACTGAAGCAGATGGTAACAAACCTCTTACCCCTCGCAACAAAACGGCACCCTGTAGTTATTGTGCCTATAAGCGTATCTGCCGTGTCGGCGCGTTCGCTGAATCAAGCGAATCAGAAGAGTAA
- the metG gene encoding methionine--tRNA ligase has protein sequence MSQCYLNWNLKRNTMSTFYVTTPIYYPNSEPHAGNAYTTIAADVLARYHRLKGNEVCFLTGVDEHAANVYNAAKKEGLSPQAYCDKIAPTFVKLWERLNISHDIFFRTTSDLHKRGAQKFLNVLYDNGDVYKGKYEGYYCLSCEEFFSEKELTDEKICPVHKLPLQWLEEENYFFRLSKYQDRLLAHIHEHPDFVYPAARRNELLNFLESGLQDVSISRASLSWGIPFPFDPEHIIYIWIEALSNYITALGYETDNEQYRTFWPADVHMMGKDITRFHALLWPAMLMAANLPLPKHIVGHGWLTKDGEALSKTRGIFIDMDGDIETYGVDAFRYYLLREFSFGNDGDYRPARLHARYNADLANDLGNLLNRVLGLVNKNFEGIPAPTTPGEFDDEVREMAQTTVDKLDTHINAFAFDAALETVWEFVRRINRYVQQTQVWTLAKPETKPRMGTILYNSLEALRFISVLISPFIPETAEKIQKQIGLSEFDTTAEWGHLPVDITVSRGEPIFPRVDTKQQKQAQPEKAAKPKQKKEKKTTDLVSFADFQKLDLRVARILTAEPIEGADRLLKLQVDLGTEKRQVVAGIAEHYTPETLVGKQVIIVANLEPATIRNVESHGMILAGSGDAVVLATLETEMPLGTQVR, from the coding sequence ATGAGTCAATGCTACCTGAACTGGAATCTGAAAAGGAATACGATGAGCACATTTTACGTCACCACCCCAATCTACTATCCTAACAGCGAACCACATGCGGGAAACGCCTATACCACTATCGCTGCCGATGTTTTAGCACGCTATCACCGTCTCAAAGGCAATGAAGTTTGCTTTCTTACTGGCGTTGATGAACATGCTGCGAATGTGTATAACGCTGCGAAAAAGGAAGGGCTCTCGCCACAAGCCTATTGCGATAAGATCGCGCCAACGTTCGTTAAACTGTGGGAACGCCTGAACATCTCGCATGACATCTTTTTTCGTACAACCAGCGATTTGCACAAGCGTGGCGCGCAAAAATTCCTTAATGTGCTCTATGACAACGGTGATGTTTATAAGGGAAAATACGAAGGGTATTACTGTCTCTCATGCGAAGAGTTCTTTTCAGAGAAAGAACTCACAGACGAAAAAATCTGTCCTGTTCATAAACTGCCACTGCAATGGTTAGAAGAGGAGAATTATTTTTTTCGACTCTCCAAATATCAAGATCGTTTACTGGCACATATCCATGAGCATCCGGATTTCGTCTATCCCGCGGCGCGTCGTAACGAGTTATTAAACTTTCTGGAATCTGGATTACAAGATGTGAGTATCTCCCGGGCTTCCCTATCTTGGGGGATTCCGTTCCCGTTCGATCCGGAACATATTATCTACATTTGGATAGAGGCTTTGAGTAATTACATTACCGCACTCGGCTACGAAACCGATAATGAGCAGTACCGCACTTTTTGGCCCGCCGATGTTCACATGATGGGAAAAGACATCACCCGTTTTCACGCCCTACTCTGGCCCGCAATGCTAATGGCTGCGAACTTGCCACTTCCCAAACATATCGTCGGGCACGGCTGGCTGACAAAGGACGGCGAGGCACTGAGCAAAACACGGGGTATCTTCATTGATATGGATGGCGATATCGAAACTTATGGCGTTGATGCGTTCCGTTATTACCTCCTGCGCGAATTTAGTTTCGGAAACGATGGCGACTATCGTCCTGCCCGTTTGCATGCACGCTACAACGCCGATCTCGCAAATGATCTCGGCAATCTCCTCAATCGCGTTCTCGGTTTAGTCAACAAGAACTTTGAGGGAATTCCCGCACCGACAACACCGGGCGAATTTGACGACGAAGTCAGAGAGATGGCACAAACGACGGTAGATAAATTAGATACACATATAAACGCGTTCGCGTTTGACGCTGCCTTGGAAACTGTCTGGGAATTTGTCAGGCGCATCAACCGCTATGTCCAACAGACGCAGGTTTGGACGCTCGCGAAACCGGAGACGAAACCGAGAATGGGCACCATCCTTTACAATAGTTTGGAAGCACTACGGTTTATCTCTGTGCTAATTTCTCCTTTTATTCCTGAAACCGCTGAAAAGATCCAGAAACAGATCGGTTTGTCAGAATTCGATACCACCGCAGAATGGGGACATTTACCGGTAGATATCACTGTCAGTAGAGGTGAGCCTATCTTCCCGCGCGTCGATACGAAACAGCAGAAACAGGCACAGCCTGAAAAAGCAGCGAAACCGAAGCAGAAAAAAGAAAAGAAAACAACCGACTTAGTCTCCTTTGCCGATTTCCAAAAGTTGGATCTGCGGGTCGCGCGTATTCTCACTGCTGAACCCATTGAAGGTGCCGACCGACTTCTCAAATTGCAAGTAGACCTCGGTACTGAAAAACGGCAAGTCGTTGCGGGAATTGCCGAACACTATACGCCTGAAACCCTCGTAGGCAAACAGGTAATAATCGTCGCAAATCTGGAGCCCGCCACTATCCGTAACGTCGAATCACACGGCATGATTCTCGCAGGCAGCGGGGACGCTGTAGTTCTCGCAACTCTTGAAACAGAAATGCCGCTCGGTACGCAAGTAAGGTAA
- a CDS encoding superoxide dismutase has product MAHTLPALPYAHDALEPHIDAQTMEIHHGKHHQGYVNNLNAALEGLGDLADMDIHELLSNIDQVPEDKRQAVINNGGGHANHSLFWSIMSPNGGEPGGEIAAAISGAFGSLEAAKEQFVTAATTRFGSGWAWLVLGDSGLEIYSTANQDSPIMDGHTPLLGIDVWEHAYYLKYQNLRPAYVEAWTNVINWTRVNELYVANA; this is encoded by the coding sequence ATGGCACACACATTACCAGCGCTCCCGTATGCGCACGATGCTTTGGAACCTCATATTGACGCACAAACCATGGAAATCCATCACGGCAAACACCATCAAGGCTACGTCAACAACCTTAACGCTGCCTTAGAAGGACTCGGTGATCTCGCCGATATGGATATTCACGAATTACTCAGTAATATTGACCAGGTTCCAGAAGACAAGCGTCAGGCTGTCATCAACAACGGCGGTGGACACGCCAATCATTCACTTTTCTGGTCCATTATGAGCCCCAACGGTGGCGAACCCGGCGGCGAAATCGCAGCAGCGATAAGTGGTGCTTTCGGGTCGCTTGAAGCGGCGAAAGAGCAGTTTGTGACTGCCGCGACTACACGTTTTGGCTCCGGTTGGGCATGGCTTGTGCTTGGTGATAGCGGCTTGGAAATCTACTCCACCGCAAATCAGGACAGCCCAATTATGGACGGACATACCCCGCTCCTCGGCATTGATGTCTGGGAACACGCATACTATCTGAAATATCAGAATCTGCGTCCAGCTTACGTTGAAGCGTGGACAAACGTCATCAATTGGACACGGGTTAACGAACTCTACGTGGCGAATGCCTAA